The following proteins are co-located in the Fusobacteria bacterium ZRK30 genome:
- a CDS encoding TetR/AcrR family transcriptional regulator: MKKKTKQKIIDSAIDLFSKDSYGKVSIAQICKNAKISNGIIYNYFRNKEELFTYLLEETSNRIEEQFKNIEGKDLQARMENFILLNFDITKKEFPLIRVYREGQYKFIEYEQKLRNVYLEALKVVYGRELKELEYLFIMSGIRYINVNFVKRGLEIDEKFLAQILLHGFFNESDLEVETFEDMDFYLRVLFNSGNKKHKLLEVGEKLFGETNYYKVTINDIAGEAQIGVGSFYHFYENKEIFLREIVENLKRTTLYFLKDNVQNNFSQNETHILFLYLLLEFYGRSPHKYELLRRSEFIAEDMVVDYNHSLDELYIKTMEGLSYNFEEKRIISSVLLGVAHYMGIEFFFTNNIKDKGEFLKEMKGYFANGLAK; encoded by the coding sequence ATGAAAAAAAAGACTAAACAGAAAATTATAGATTCAGCCATTGATCTTTTTTCAAAAGATTCATATGGAAAAGTTTCAATAGCTCAAATCTGTAAAAATGCAAAAATTTCAAATGGTATAATATATAACTATTTCAGAAATAAGGAGGAATTATTCACATACCTTTTGGAAGAAACCAGTAACAGAATAGAGGAGCAATTTAAAAATATTGAGGGGAAGGATCTTCAAGCCAGAATGGAGAATTTCATCCTTTTAAATTTCGATATAACCAAGAAGGAATTTCCCCTTATCAGAGTTTATCGTGAAGGGCAGTATAAATTTATCGAGTATGAGCAAAAACTCCGAAATGTTTACTTAGAAGCATTAAAAGTTGTTTATGGAAGGGAACTAAAGGAGTTAGAGTATCTATTCATAATGTCAGGTATAAGATATATAAATGTTAATTTTGTAAAAAGAGGCCTCGAGATAGATGAAAAGTTTTTAGCTCAAATCCTACTTCATGGATTCTTTAATGAGAGTGATTTAGAAGTAGAAACTTTTGAAGATATGGATTTTTATTTGAGAGTTTTGTTCAATAGCGGCAATAAAAAACACAAACTTTTAGAAGTTGGAGAAAAACTTTTTGGCGAGACAAATTATTACAAAGTTACCATAAATGATATTGCCGGAGAAGCCCAGATAGGCGTAGGCAGCTTTTATCATTTTTATGAAAATAAAGAGATATTTTTAAGGGAAATTGTAGAAAATTTAAAAAGGACAACCCTTTATTTTCTCAAAGACAATGTTCAAAATAATTTTTCTCAGAATGAGACTCATATACTGTTCCTCTATCTATTATTGGAATTTTATGGAAGATCTCCCCATAAATACGAACTTTTAAGAAGATCTGAGTTTATAGCTGAAGATATGGTAGTCGATTATAACCATTCCCTGGATGAACTCTATATAAAAACCATGGAAGGCCTTTCCTACAACTTTGAGGAAAAGAGAATAATCTCATCGGTCCTATTAGGAGTAGCTCATTATATGGGTATTGAATTTTTCTTTACGAATAATATCAAAGATAAAGGTGAATTTTTAAAGGAGATGAAGGGTTATTTTGCAAATGGACTGGCAAAATAA